Proteins co-encoded in one Cricetulus griseus strain 17A/GY chromosome 1 unlocalized genomic scaffold, alternate assembly CriGri-PICRH-1.0 chr1_1, whole genome shotgun sequence genomic window:
- the LOC113832175 gene encoding olfactory receptor 7E24-like, producing the protein MRNTTSVPEFHFIQLSEDPDLQPVLFGLFLSMYILALLGNLLIILTVSSDSHLHTPMYFFLSNLSMVDIGFISTTVPRVIVDIQTHCPVISYVGCLTQMSLFIIFACMDDMLLSVMAYDRFVAICHPLYYQVIMNPSRCGVLLIGCFLLSLLELLLHYVAVIKFSNCKDYIEISNFFCDLSEVLKLADFDTFTQNIVRYCVGALFGLLPISGIIFSYYKIVFSIMRSSSSSGKQKTFSTCGSHLSIVCLFYGTGLGVYFSSSLSHSPRSNAVASVMYTVVTPMLNPFIYSLRNKDIKTALRKILSRAF; encoded by the coding sequence ATGCGGAACACAACGTCTGTACCAGAATTCCACTTCATTCAACTCTCAGAGGATCCTGACCTACAGCCTGTCCTCTTTGGCCTATTCTTGTCCATGTACATCTTGGCCCTGTTGGGAAACCTGCTCATCATCCTGACAGTAAGCTCTgactcccatctccacacacccatgtacttcttcctctctaACCTGTCCATGGTTGATATTGGTTTCATCTCCACCACTGTTCCCAGGGTGATTGTGGACATCCAGACACACTGCCCAGTCATCTCCTATGTGGGCTGCCTGACACAGATGTCACTCTTCATAATTTTTGCATGTATGGATGACATGCTCCTCTCTGTGATGGCATATGACAGGTTTGTGGCCATCTGTCACCCTCTGTATTACCAGGTCATTATGAATCCCAGTCGCTGTGGTGTCTTACTTATAGGGTGTTTTCTCCTTAGCCTTCTGGAATTACTATTGCACTATGTGGCAGTAATAAAATTTTCCAACTGCAAGGATTATATTGAAATTTCCAACTTCTTCTGTGACCTTTCTGAAGTCCTTAAACTTGCTGATTTTGATACTTTCACCCAAAACATAGTCAGATACTGTGTAGGTGCtctctttgggttacttcctatTTCAGGAATCATTTTCTCTTACTATAAAATAGTTTTCTCCATCATGAGATCATCATCATCAAGTGGGAAGCAGAAAaccttctccacctgtgggtctcaTTTGTCCATTGTTTGCCTGTTTTATGGAACAGGACTAGGGGTGTACTTCAGCTCCTCTCTGTCACATTCTCCAAGAAGTAATGCAGTGGCCTCAGTGATGTACACTGTGGTCACACCTATGTTGAATCCcttcatctacagcctgaggaacaaggaCATTAAAACTGCCTTAAGGAAGATTCTTAGCAGAGCATTCTAA
- the LOC100763263 gene encoding olfactory receptor 7E24 isoform X2: MQNTIYVPEFHFIQLSEDPDLQPVLFGLFLSMYILALLGNLLIILTVSSDSHLHTPMYFFLSNLSMVDICFISTTVPRVIVDIQTHCPVISYVGCLTQMSLYVIFACMDDMLLSVMAYDRFVAICHPLYYHVIMNPSSCGVLLLGSFLLSLVDLLLHYVAILSFSNCEDIFEISNFFCGPSELLKLSCFDTVTSNIVRYCAGTLFGLLPISGIIFSYFKIVSSIMRSSSSSNGKWKTFSTCGSHLSIVCLFYGTALGVYFSSSLSLSPKTNAVASVMYTVVTPMLNPFIYSLRNKDIKTALRKILSRTF, encoded by the coding sequence ATGCAGAACACAATATATGTACCAGAATTCCACTTCATTCAACTCTCAGAGGATCCTGACCTACAGCCTGTTCTCTTTGGCCTATTCTTGTCCATGTACATCTTGGCCCTGTTGGGAAACCTGCTCATCATCCTGACAGTAAGCTCTgactcccatctccacacacccatgtacttcttcctctccaaccTGTCCATGGTTGATATTTGTTTCATCTCCACCACTGTTCCAAGGGTGATTGTGGACATCCAAACTCACTGCCCAGTCATCTCCTATGTGGGCTGCCTGACACAGATGTCACTGTATGTAATTTTTGCATGTATGGATGACATGCTTCTGTCTGTGATGGCATATGACAGGTTTGTGGCCATCTGTCACCCTCTGTATTACCATGTCATTATGAATCCTAGTAGTTGTGGTGTGTTACTTCTAGGATCTTTTCTCCTTAGCCTTGTGGATTTATTGTTACACTATGTGGCAATATTAAGTTTTTCCAACTGTgaagatatttttgaaatttccaaCTTCTTCTGTGGTCCTTCTGAGCTACTGAAACTTTCCTGTTTTGATACTGTCACCAGTAACATAGTCAGATACTGTGCAGGCACtctctttgggttacttcctatTTCAGGAATCATCTTCTCTTACTTTAAAATAGTTTCCTCCATCATgcgatcatcatcatcatcaaatggGAAGTGGAAAACCTTCTCCACCTGTGGTTCTCATTTGTCTATTGTTTGCCTGTTTTATGGAACAGCACTAGGAGTGTACTTCAGCTCCTCCCTGTCACTTTCCCCAAAAACTAATGCAGTGGCCTCAGTGATGTACACTGTTGTCACACCTATGTTGAATCCcttcatctacagcctgaggaacaaggaCATTAAAACTGCCTTAAGGAAGATTCTGAGCAGAACATTCTAA